The Denticeps clupeoides chromosome 10, fDenClu1.1, whole genome shotgun sequence DNA window CAGAACACAATCAAGAGAACATACAACCCTATATAATAGATACCAGATAATAATATTTTGATAATTCCATTTGGAAAAAACAAGCGAAAGTCTTCTCTGGTGACCTTAACTGTTATTTTGACCTGTGGCTCTCATTGAATGCCACTAACAGACCTCAGTTAGaagtctttttattttcttactaTTAAAGCTATTATTTTGTCCAGGTGGTTACAGAAAGTGAAAAGCACTTAAATTCATCAGTGAGTACAAGTTTAAGGAACAGCTTTGGTAATTTTAACAATTTCAACAAATAGTCCACAGACTTTAATAAAGCTGCTAATTCCTCTCCAGTGGAGGTCACTGCTGGCTCCAAGcttgattaaatgaaaaaactCACTAATTggtttaaacacaaaaaaatgtttagacATCAGGGGAAAATTGACAAAATGCAAACATTGAAATTAAACTGAAACATTCAACATCTTTTAGTTGATTAAACCTTCAAGGATTGCAGAAGATGCTGCTGAGGGTGCGTTTATGCCATGTTATGCCTTTACCTCAGATGGTCAGTTCAGAAGACAACATGCTTGTTTGTGTAGAGAATAGAACAGAAGAGAGAGGGGGTGAAGCAGAGGTGCAAAGAAGAATGAAAAGTAACTTCACACAGCGATCTAGTTGAACCTATAAAAACATATCTTTGTGGTTGCACATCCCATCATAGACAGGAAACGGTCTAAAGATTTTTAACAATCGCCTGGCCatgattgtatttttatatgttgGCCCAAGTTAACATAATGTGGGAGAATTAATAATCAATGCATCAAATCAAGGGAACAGCAATAAACACTTTGTTAAAGGGCTTTTTATGGATTCAGCCTTGGATTCCAATTGAGGTGCTGACCACTAGgtggcgcaaaaaaaaaaaaaaaaaaaaaaaaaaaaaaaaaaacggcttaAATTGTTATGACTTTTGTTGACACATCTGAAACCTTTTCTTAGCCAAGCAACCTCAATACTAAGTGAAACACGCTCTACTAATTAATCCATGACACAAGATACATTATCCAACAGAATTGAAGGTGAAATGAGGTTGTGTTTGGTCCAAATTTCAAAACATCATTAGCACAGCTTTTGCCAACCAATTGCTAACTTCAATCTTCTGACTGAACTGGACACATAATTAAATTTCTAAGGTTAAATTAACACTTCCCTCAAAATGAGCTTTTCAGTAAATCCACTTAATTATAAAAACAGTTTATGTGCATTTACAcagcacaaacagaaaaataGTGATGTTTTGACGTGCTTTCAAATGGCTTTTTATGATTATGCGTGGGAAAACAACAGCCGAAATCATACTGTGGCTTTTATATTTGTAGGTCTGTTTTCAAGGACAATATGCACAGTTTGGATGTGGTAAATTTTTGCAACatactggtttaaaaaaaaaaaacggataaCACAAGAATGTTTCATCCTCTCAATTAAAGGCAACAAGACCCATTCTTGATTGAATCTAAAAGTAAATGACTTGAGAAATACCATGAAAATACCAtgtaaaatgatttcatttcatttgttttattaaaaataaaaaaactagaaAAAGCTTCAAACTAAATGCCATGTTTGAACGCTACCATCCTGCCGTCCTTTTTGTCTTTTGCCCAAACACACTGCCAAAATTTTAAGCACATTACCAAGCAGTGACACCCAGAATCATTCTTAAGCCTCTTCACATATTTCACACTGTTTTTTTCTAAACCTCACCCTCCATGAAGTCCTGTCAGTCATCAATAGCACTTCTGCGTTTTCCTTCATAACGGGAAACTATGACACAGTCTCCTTGCTGCTCCCTCCTGTCACCAGGTTTCGAAGCAGCTTGCGCCTCCCAGCCTGATAATCTTCTTCATCAACATTGACCAGAAGTTTGATGGCCTCGTGGCCCACAGCCTGTTTGAGGGAGTCCGTGATAAAGACGCCCTTCAAGGCCTCGAGCAGCGAGCCGTTAATGTAGTCCCGCCAAAAGGCGTCCAGGTAGGTGAGCTCAGAGAACTTGATGTCGCAGATGATGGAGCCCAGGTCCCGTGACTTGAGGATAGTGTTGGCCTGGTTGAACCTTTCAAACTGCCTCTCCAGTGCCTCCTGCTTGTTTGAGAAGACGTTGCCCTGCAGTGCAGACTCATGCTGGCAATACTCGGCACGGACACGAAGACGGATGTCTTTGAAAgcaaagcaagaaagaaaatgtttaattgaGAGGTAATATTACAAATCCACAGATTTGCAGCATGTCTTGTGAAAAACAAGGTCAGTTGAAATTAGATGTGAGTGAGGTGAATGACAAATATAATTCATGCCTTAATTAGAGTGTTTATGAGAGCACATATATACAAATCTGCCATAAATTTAAGACCACTGTcaaattttgcataattttgaTGATCAGTTTTCAGTGGCCCCTATCAGAGGGTGAgatatattaggcagcaagaCAACACCTTGTCCTTGAGAGCAGAATAAAATGTGCAAGCGTAAGCATCTGAGCACCTGTAAAGGACCTCAAAGATCGATTTTGTGATGACTAGGCAGCTGGGACATAGCATCTCCAAGATTACAATTCTTATAGGATGTTCCTGGTCAACTGTGGTCAGGACAGGccaataaagaaaagaaaagaaaagaaaagaaaaaaaaaaaaaaaaaaaaaaaaaaaaaacagaacagacgGTGTCATGGGAAGCCAAGTCTCATGGCTCTTACTAAATCCAAAAGAAGATAGATCAAATTGCTTAATAGCTCTGGCAGTTTGTTGTGGATAGGTTAGTGCGACCATGTTCACCGCCAAAATTCACCAACGAGCGGCAGAACAGGACAACAAAAGAACGCCTCCTGATCAAAAGAAggatgttttcttttaaatgggTGGGTGTTTGTGCCTCCCGTACGTGGGAAATGCACGGCATCAGAAAGAACTATGGGAATAGGCAAAGTTGAACAGTGTGAGGATTTGGGCAATTTTCTGCAGGGACAACATTGAGGTGGATTTTAAGTTGACatgtaccacctacctaaacattgttACTGATCAAGtacaagcaataaaaaaaaaaccctacttCCCCGACAACAGTGCACTCTTTCAGCATGGTTTGAGGAATATCTTTGTGAGCCGTTTATGTAGTCCCACCAAAACATGTCCAGGTAGGTGAGCTCAGAGAACTTTGTTGCACATGATGGATCCCAGGCCCCACAACGTGAGATTTGTGTTGGCCTGGCTGAACTTGGCCTCTCCAGAAAGTCCTGCTTGTTTGAAAAGCCACTGACCTGCAGTGCAGACTCCTGCTGGAAATACTCGGCACAGACAAGCAGATGGATGTCTTTAAAACCGAGGCaattcctcaaaccattcttgaACAACTGTTGAATTTTTACAGTGTGGCAGAGCATGTTATCATGTtgaaagagggcactgccaTCTGGAAATACCATTTCATTGAAAACAACATATCTGGTCTGCAACAATGTTTTGGTTtgtgtcaaagtaacatccacatgaaaacaaagagtTGCCTTGACCGCTAAGCCTCCAGATCTTAATCCAATCGAGTATCTGTGGGATTGGCTGGGAAATCAAGTTTAATTAATGGAAGAACCTCCTTGCAACGTACAGGACTACTGACTGCTTGGTTCCAGATACCATTGGTCTAATGAAGTTTTGTTGGTAAAAGGAGGACTTACATcacaatgttatggctgattggtgcaTATTCATTGTAGCAGaaataaagaaaccaaaaatagCTTTTTTTGCATTATCTTACCGCAGGTTTGCTTTTCACGACAGTCTGCAGCCGAGTGGCCCCGCTTCGTTTTCCGGTTAGGAGCAGATGGCCCAGGTTTGGCTCTTGGGGGGCACACTTGAGGCCCTGAGGGTGAGCAGCATATCAAGGGCTGAGGTCCTGAGGAGAGGACAACCACcttacagttaaaaaaaaaaaaaaaaaaaaaaaaaaaaaaacagatctgaCTTCACCCCACCCTACCAACCCTGACCAGTGAACCTAAGTCACCTACTTAAAACAGCAACCAGACCTGTTCTTCTGTGCGATGTCCTCTCTCTGCTTTCCCCTGAACCCCTGGGGGACACATAGCGCACTGATGTCTCTTCCAAGTACTTGTCAACTGGATCAGGACACACTGCAAGCACAGTGGAACATTTATACAGCATGAGGGCTCAGTGGTATAGGATGACTTTATTTGAAGCATGGAGAGTCACCACATATTACAGTATGCCGGCTCAACTGTTTCCACAAATTTTAACTTGAAGCATGGCTGTTATTTAACTCTACACAAGTCCCTCCCCCTGCCGCCAACCATAGGACCTACATAAGCAAAGAGTGGGTACTTTgcagctgtcactcaaatacctgctggccaatgaggtgaagccccgcccacacaagaGAACTGAGCCAAAAGTTCAACCTTATTCTCAGGTACCATAAACGTATAACGGGCGGAGcatctgaaaagccagcagcAACACTGTAATTTCAACGTCAtatgaaggttcacacctctaataatTCTACCTCAATATTTCAGTTGAGAAACTGAAAAGGATCACGTTTTTACCTCCAGCAGACCACCTTCCTTGTAGTGTCAGAGTAAGACAATACGGTTCAGTTAAATTGGTATCTCTGGTTTAGTTCCTGAGTGGATCACATTATACTTTTTAATAGACTTTTTAACAGTTAATCACACTTGGGCCATATAAATCTTCTACCTCCACTGTGTCACATAGTGTACTTCAAGGCTCAGTCCTGGGGCAATTACTCTTTCTATTGTATATATCCTTCCTTTGGGCcagattattaataaaaataagtctTAAATTTCCACTGTTACTTAGATGATATTCAGCTTTCTATCAGTATACAAGCCCCTACTAATCCATGTACCAGTGCATTCATTGTGACTGCATCACTAATCTTCAGCTCTACATGCAGCTGAACTTTCTCAAGCTCAAGTGTTGTTGGTCAGACCTAACTCACTATATGATCAAAACTTAAAaccctttgggttactggctccagaactaagcccatttaatcaatctttctgtgaaacattcatgatgtacatggaaaaaaaactatgaaacataggttagcctaaatgtccttagttttattttaatttaaaaaaggaaaaaggggcgtagcccctgctatagcccatctgagaataaagaggaaaaaaagtataaaaagtacaaaatagtaaaaaaaaaatatatataaacaaacaattcaaatattactaataatccaacttaaacaatacagttcagtttccagttgtatcaagatgaggtaggtaggtggaatgtctttgtgcaatgttatatgcaaaatagagagagaatttgtgtgtgcatgcatgtgcaagcctgcgccACTGTGATGTAcaaaaaatgctataaactcgcccaaaagtaaatctatatgctgaTGAATGTAGATGTCCATCTGttgaatttattattactacctaaggtgtgttttgagatgtaacctatcagtgtgtgtgtgtgggtggtgtcgcgagggagggagggagggagggagggatgaataacatgagtgagatctAGTGCTGCAccattaatctaatcgcaatcgcgatgtcagtcggTGCGATTACATcaacgcaaaaagctgcaatttaaatgattagcacatggattggatcggatatgttgccggatatgttgccattctcattctctcaaagttggcgagctgactgaagtctcacatctcacgtctcacatctcagtcggatgtgacgtgtttggtcacatgactttcgattcagagacatatgggtagacggcgcatgacgagctgcatcgtacgtcaacgtcgcagccatattgcgagaggctctgcagtggcgtgaagcatatacatgtctatgaagagaagtgcaaaaaaatgcctcactcttgtgc harbors:
- the dedd gene encoding death effector domain-containing protein encodes the protein MTSHQNANVSSSLVSSQNSTRQGRPHAHPNQLGPPQGSLAGSAPHGGILGGLASPVSNSIMATQNRTSSASYSSSTKARKRSAGHFEAWPEEVVDSSYGLYSLHRMFDIVGAHLTHRDVRVLSFLFVDVIDEYERGGIRSGRDFLLALERQGRCDETNFRHILQLLRIITRHDLLPYVTLRKRQTVCPDPVDKYLEETSVRYVSPRGSGESRERTSHRRTGPQPLICCSPSGPQVCPPRAKPGPSAPNRKTKRGHSAADCREKQTCDIRLRVRAEYCQHESALQGNVFSNKQEALERQFERFNQANTILKSRDLGSIICDIKFSELTYLDAFWRDYINGSLLEALKGVFITDSLKQAVGHEAIKLLVNVDEEDYQAGRRKLLRNLVTGGSSKETVS